Proteins from a genomic interval of Streptomyces fodineus:
- a CDS encoding MaoC family dehydratase gives MQFGRTYEEFEVGATYKHWPGKTVTEYDDHLFCLLTMNHHPLHMDTNYAEKTTDFGKNVVVGNYIYSLLLGMSVPDISGKAIANLEIESLKHVAPTFHGDTIYGETTVLDKWPSKSKNDRGIVYVETKGYKQDGTLVCVFRRKVMVPTETYIKERGGEQPGRPELTAPAEKNTEK, from the coding sequence GGCCGGGCAAGACGGTCACGGAGTACGACGACCACCTGTTCTGTCTCCTCACCATGAACCACCACCCGCTCCACATGGACACCAACTACGCCGAGAAGACGACGGACTTCGGCAAGAACGTGGTGGTCGGGAACTACATCTACTCCCTGCTGCTCGGCATGTCCGTCCCGGACATCTCCGGCAAGGCGATCGCCAACCTGGAGATCGAGTCGCTCAAGCACGTGGCGCCGACCTTCCACGGCGACACCATCTACGGCGAGACGACGGTGCTGGACAAGTGGCCGTCGAAGTCGAAGAACGACCGCGGGATCGTCTATGTCGAGACCAAGGGCTACAAGCAGGACGGCACGCTCGTCTGCGTCTTCCGCCGCAAGGTGATGGTGCCCACCGAGACGTACATCAAGGAGCGCGGCGGCGAGCAGCCCGGCCGCCCGGAGCTGACCGCACCCGCGGAAAAGAACACGGAGAAGTAG
- a CDS encoding acyl-CoA dehydrogenase family protein, translated as MARLAQTAGLTDVQQEILSTVRDFVDKEIIPVATELEHRDEYPQQIVDGLKELGLFGLMIPEEYGGLGESLLTYALCVEEIARGWMSVSGIINTHFIVAYMLKQHGTQEQKDHFLPRMAAGDIRGAFSMSEPGLGSDVSAITSKAVRDGDEYVLNGQKMWLTNGGTSSLVAVLVRSDEGHPEGTAPHKSMTTFLIEKEPGFGEVRPGLTIPGKIEKMGYKGVDTTELIMDGLHLPADRVLGGVTGRGFYQMMDGVEVGRVNVAARGCGVAQRAFELGVQYAQQRHTFGKPIAQHQAIQFKLAEMATKVEAAHAMMVNAARKKDSGERNDLEAGMAKYLASEYCKEVVEDAFRIHGGYGFSKEYEIERLYREAPMLLIGEGTAEIQKMIIGRRLLEEYRFQG; from the coding sequence ATGGCCCGTCTCGCCCAGACCGCCGGTCTGACCGACGTCCAGCAGGAGATCCTCTCCACCGTCCGGGACTTCGTCGACAAGGAGATCATTCCTGTCGCGACCGAGCTGGAGCACCGCGACGAGTACCCGCAGCAGATTGTCGACGGCCTGAAGGAACTCGGCCTGTTCGGTCTGATGATTCCCGAGGAGTACGGGGGCCTGGGCGAGTCGCTGCTCACCTACGCGCTGTGCGTGGAGGAGATCGCCCGCGGCTGGATGTCGGTGTCCGGCATCATCAACACCCACTTCATCGTCGCGTACATGCTCAAGCAGCACGGCACGCAGGAGCAGAAGGACCACTTCCTGCCGAGGATGGCGGCCGGCGACATCCGGGGCGCCTTCTCGATGTCGGAGCCGGGCCTGGGCTCCGATGTGTCGGCGATCACCTCCAAGGCGGTCAGGGACGGCGACGAGTACGTCCTGAACGGCCAGAAGATGTGGCTGACGAACGGCGGCACGTCGTCCCTGGTGGCCGTGCTCGTCCGCAGTGACGAAGGCCACCCCGAGGGCACGGCGCCCCACAAGTCGATGACCACCTTCCTGATCGAGAAGGAGCCGGGCTTCGGCGAGGTCCGCCCCGGCCTCACCATCCCGGGCAAGATCGAGAAGATGGGCTACAAGGGCGTCGACACCACCGAGCTGATCATGGACGGCCTGCACCTTCCGGCCGATCGGGTGCTCGGCGGCGTCACCGGCCGAGGTTTTTACCAAATGATGGACGGTGTCGAGGTCGGCCGGGTCAACGTGGCGGCGCGTGGCTGCGGCGTCGCCCAGCGCGCCTTCGAGCTCGGTGTCCAGTACGCCCAGCAGCGGCACACCTTCGGCAAGCCGATCGCCCAGCACCAGGCCATCCAGTTCAAGCTGGCCGAGATGGCGACCAAGGTCGAGGCCGCGCATGCGATGATGGTCAACGCGGCACGTAAAAAGGACTCCGGCGAGCGAAACGATCTCGAGGCAGGGATGGCGAAGTACCTCGCCTCCGAATACTGCAAGGAGGTCGTGGAGGATGCCTTCCGGATCCACGGCGGCTACGGATTCTCCAAGGAGTACGAGATCGAGCGCCTCTACCGCGAGGCCCCGATGCTGCTCATCGGTGAAGGTACCGCCGAGATCCAAAAAATGATCATCGGGCGCAGGCTGCTCGAAGAGTATCGATTCCAGGGCTGA
- a CDS encoding phosphatidylserine decarboxylase has product MPHSQTSAPRDSRAGVRLARGASPWLLPTVATAALSLARARRSGAARAVAVPATALAAGMLWFFRDPEREIGSGRVISPADGVVQSIMPWKDGRTRVAIFMSPLNVHVNRAPLAGTVTSVEHIPGGFVPAFNKESENNERVVWHFDTELGDIEMIQIAGAVARRIVPYLPEGTKVEQGDRIGLIRFGSRVDLYLPEGVEVAVEVGQKTVAGVTRIDRD; this is encoded by the coding sequence ATGCCCCACAGCCAAACCTCTGCACCTCGCGACAGCCGAGCCGGCGTACGCCTCGCGCGCGGAGCATCGCCGTGGCTTCTCCCGACCGTCGCCACCGCAGCCCTCAGCCTGGCCCGCGCCCGCCGCTCCGGTGCGGCCAGGGCCGTGGCCGTGCCCGCCACCGCGCTCGCCGCGGGCATGCTGTGGTTCTTCCGCGACCCCGAGCGCGAGATCGGCTCCGGCCGGGTGATCTCGCCCGCCGACGGCGTGGTGCAGAGCATCATGCCGTGGAAGGACGGGCGCACCCGCGTCGCGATCTTCATGAGCCCGCTGAACGTCCACGTCAACCGCGCGCCCCTCGCGGGCACGGTGACGTCCGTCGAGCACATCCCCGGCGGCTTTGTTCCTGCTTTCAACAAGGAGAGCGAGAACAACGAGCGCGTAGTCTGGCATTTCGACACCGAACTCGGCGACATCGAGATGATCCAGATCGCCGGCGCGGTGGCCCGCCGCATCGTGCCCTACCTCCCTGAGGGCACGAAGGTCGAGCAGGGCGACCGTATCGGTCTGATCCGCTTCGGCTCGCGTGTCGATCTCTACCTGCCCGAGGGCGTGGAGGTCGCGGTCGAGGTCGGACAGAAGACCGTGGCTGGGGTGACTCGCATTGACCGTGATTGA